Proteins found in one Pyrus communis chromosome 15, drPyrComm1.1, whole genome shotgun sequence genomic segment:
- the LOC137717627 gene encoding signal peptide peptidase-like, which produces MKNVERIANIALAGLTLAPLVVKVDPNLNVVLTACLTVFVGCYRSVKPTPPSETMSNEHAMRFPFVGSAMLLSLFLLFKFLSKDLVNAVLTCYFFVLGIIALSATLLPAIARYLPESWNEDPIVWRFPYFRSLEIEFTKSQIVSAIPGTFFCAWYASKKHWLANNILGLAFCIQGIEMLSLGSFKTGAILLAGLFVYDIFWVFFTPVMVSVAKSFDAPIKLLFPTADAARPFSMLGLGDIVIPGIFVALALRFDVSRGKKGQYFKSAFLGYTVGLVLTIVVMNWFQAAQPALLYIVPSVIGFLAAHCIWNGDVKPLLAFDESKSAVISEEESDPKTIKKVE; this is translated from the exons ATGAAGAACGTTGAGCGGATTGCCAATATCGCCTTAGCAG GTTTAACGTTAGCACCACTTGTTGTGAAGGTAGATCCAAACCTAAATGTAGTTTTAACTGCATGTCTCACGGTTTTTGTGGGTTGCTACCGGTCTGTGAAGCCAACTCCACCTTCG GAGACAATGTCTAATGAACATGCCATGAGATTTCCATTTGTGGGGAGTGCAATGCTGTTATcgctatttttactttttaagttctTATCCAAAGACTTGGTCAATGCTGTATTGACGTGCTATTTCTTTGTTCTTGGGATCATCGCTCTCTC GGCAACACTGTTACCTGCTATTGCACGATATTTGCCAGAGAGTTGGAATGAGGACCCTATCGTCTGGCGTTTTCCTTATTTCCGGT CTTTAGAGATTGAGTTCACAAAATCTCAGATTGTTTCTGCAATCCCTGGAACCTTTTTCTGCGCATGGTATGCTTCAAAGAAGCATTGGCTGGCTAACAATATATTGGGGCTCGCCTTCTGTATTCAG ggAATTGAAATGCTTTCTCTTGGGTCTTTTAAGACTGGTGCTATCCTTTTG GCTGGACTTTTTGTGTATGatattttctgggttttcttcACTCCAGTTATGGTCAGTGTTGCCAAATCTTTTGATGCGCCTATAAAG CTGTTGTTCCCCACAGCAGATGCTGCACGTCCATTTTCTATGCTTGGACTTGGTGATATTGTTATCCCTG GTATTTTTGTGGCGTTGGCTTTGCGGTTTGATGTATCTAGGGGGAAAAAGGGCCAGTACTTCAAGAGTGCTTTTTTGGGATACACAGTTGGTTTGGTCCTCACAATTGTTGTAATGAACTGGTTTCAGGCAGCACAG CCTGCACTGTTGTATATTGTTCCATCTGTTATTGGATTTTTGGCTGCTCACTGCATATGGAATGGCGACGTCAAACCG CTGTTGGCGTTCGATGAGTCGAAGAGCGCGGTGATATCTGAAGAAGAAAGTGATCCCAAAACTATCAAGAAGGTGGAGTAA